In Macadamia integrifolia cultivar HAES 741 chromosome 5, SCU_Mint_v3, whole genome shotgun sequence, a single window of DNA contains:
- the LOC122080129 gene encoding probable glutathione S-transferase — MADEVVLLSFWLSPFGMRIKIALAEKGIHYEYKEENLQDKSPLLLKMNPVHKKVPVLIHKGKPICESLVIVQYIDQVWKETCPLLPSEPYLRAQARFWADFIDKKIFDSGRKTCMSKGEETEAAKKELIESLKVLEGELGEKPYFGGEKFGFVDLCLIPFYTWFYSYETFGSFSMEVECPKLIGWAERCLEKESVSNSLADQQKVYQFFGQMRKMYGIE; from the exons ATGGCGGATGAGGTAGTTCTTTTGAGTTTCTGGCTCAGTCCTTTTGGAATGAGGATCAAAATCGCCTTGGCCGAGAAGGGAATCCATTATGAGTACAAGGAAGAGAACCTGCAAGACAAGAGTCCTCTGCTTCTCAAGATGAACCCTGTTCATAAGAAGGTCCCTGTTTTGATTCATAAAGGCAAACCCATCTGTGAATCCCTCGTCATTGTTCAATACATTGATCAGGTTTGGAAGGAGACATGTCCTCTGCTGCCCTCTGAACCTTACCTCCGAGCTCAAGCcaggttttgggctgatttcaTCGACAAGAAG ATATTCGACTCTGGTAGGAAGACATGCATGTCAAAAGGAGAAGAGACTGAGGCAGCAAAGAAGGAGCTGATTGAGTCCTTAAAAGTGTTGGAAGGAGAGCTTGGAGAGAAGCCCTACTTTGGGGGAGAGAAGTTTGGGTTTGTAGATTTGTGCCTCATCCCCTTCTACACTTGGTTTTACTCCTATGAAACTTTTGGGAGCTTCAGCATGGAAGTTGAGTGCCCAAAGCTTATTGGTTGGGCTGAGAGGTGCTTGGAGAAGGAGAGTGTGTCAAACTCCCTTGCTGACCAACAAAAGGTCTACCAGTTCTTTGGGCAGATGAGGAAGATGTATGGGATTGAGTAG